In Cryptomeria japonica chromosome 10, Sugi_1.0, whole genome shotgun sequence, a genomic segment contains:
- the LOC131076097 gene encoding hypothetical protein At1g04090-like, translated as MPSLEEVHSIIAIYGPTIFFHPDEIYFPSSVAWFFKNGALLYKRGSSTPEAIAEDGSNLPQGGGADEEYWIDLPTDSAKAEMMRRGDLESAEVYIHVKSVLGGTFTDVVMWVFYPFNGPATLQLLGAVSLPLSKIGEHVGDWEHVTLRIDNFRGELWGIYFSQHSGGQWVKAGDLEYVEGSKKAVVYSSKSGHAMFSRAGLVVQGNQKLGMAGIASYSEKSAYFVDTSTKYKIVGAEYLKGMESSEKVAEPVWLNYARKWGPKITYPISKVRGYIDLPRQVLGEDGPAGPKWKRDWYEDENVEELLQSY; from the coding sequence ATGCCAAGTCTGGAAGAAGTACATTCTATAATTGCCATATATGGCCCTACTATATTTTTCCATCCCGATGAGATATACTTTCCCTCATCAGTTGCCTGGTTTTTCAAAAATGGGGCATTACTATACAAGAGGGGCTCATCCACACCCGAAGCAATTGCAGAGGACGGTTCCAACCTCCCACAGGGCGGTGGGGCGGACGAAGAGTACTGGATTGACCTACCCACAGACTCTGCCAAAGCTGAAATGATGAGGCGTGGAGATTTAGAGAGTGCAGAGGTGTATATACATGTGAAATCAGTACTAGGAGGAACATTTACAGATGTTGTAATGTGGGTGTTTTACCCCTTCAATGGCCCGGCCACTCTGCAATTGCTGGGGGCAGTGTCATTACCGCTGAGTAAGATTGGAGAGCATGTGGGTGACTGGGAGCACGTAACGTTAAGGATAGACAACTTCAGAGGGGAGTTGTGGGGAATTTACTTTTCTCAGCACAGTGGAGGACAGTGGGTTAAAGCTGGGGATTTGGAATATGTTGAGGGGAGTAAGAAAGCTGTGGTTTATTCATCCAAAAGTGGGCATGCCATGTTTTCTAGGGCAGGTTTGGTTGTTCAAGGGAACCAAAAGCTCGGAATGGCCGGTATCGCCAGCTACTCGGAGAAGAGTGCTTATTTTGTGGATACGAGCACAAAGTATAAAATTGTGGGTGCAGAGTATCTCAAGGGGATGGAGAGCAGTGAAAAAGTTGCAGAGCCAGTGTGGTTGAACTATGCAAGGAAATGGGGACCCAAGATCACATATCCCATTTCGAAAGTGCGGGGGTATATTGATTTGCCACGACAGGTTTTGGGAGAGGATGGGCCGGCTGGACCCAAATGGAAACGGGACTGGTATGAAGATGAGAATGTTGAAGAGTTATTACAGTCCTACTAA